The Chiloscyllium punctatum isolate Juve2018m chromosome 12, sChiPun1.3, whole genome shotgun sequence genome includes a region encoding these proteins:
- the spcs1 gene encoding signal peptidase complex subunit 1 — MLSYLKSFPTHMDYKGQQLAEQTFQRIIVASAIIGFIYGYIIEQFGWTVYIVLAGFAISCLLTLPPWPMYRNHPLNWQPEMQTEEKKPIECVKKPKKHK, encoded by the exons ATGCTTTCCTACTTGAAGTCGTTTCCTACCCATATG GACTACAAGGGACAACAACTAGCAGAGCAGACTTTCCAACGGATCATTGTTGCATCTGCT attattggcttcatttaTGGTTACATAATTGAACAATTTGGATGGACTGTTTACATTGTTCTGGCAGGTTTTGCTATTTCATGCTTG CTAACCCTCCCTCCATGGCCTATGTATCGCAACCACCCACTGAATTGGCAACCAGAGATGCAGACTGAGGAGAAAAAGCCAATTGAGTGTGTCAAAAAGCCAAAAAAGCATAAATAA